One segment of Rosa chinensis cultivar Old Blush chromosome 6, RchiOBHm-V2, whole genome shotgun sequence DNA contains the following:
- the LOC112173553 gene encoding uncharacterized protein LOC112173553: MLDPHTNDHPFLFNPENTSETTYGTWQPINYSSRAQKTAQNYKSWKSMGALRLNAAEEESPSGVCSPPLWKTTSPPKSPNRLVNNYRSLSPASRTQAIARGQRELMEMVRNMPESCYELSLKDLVERPRMVEVEVDGDDASTEALVKRGVGKVKKKNDRKKPMVVRSGSFDSGGFLLKMVFPISLGSNKQNKMVMINKNKKNKSDSVEGDSTTAKVSPRPSVDKDWWKKRVSTSGGSGRSESGVSSIISESIKSSSGSSTSSCSSRSSSRRKTGGCWSFILLKKKRHD; this comes from the coding sequence ATGCTTGACCCTCACACAAACGACCACCCTTTTCTTTTTAACCCAGAAAACACGAGCGAAACTACTTACGGTACTTGGCAACCTATCAACTACTCTTCCCGGGCTCAGAAAACAGCTCAGAACTACAAGAGCTGGAAGAGCATGGGCGCTCTTCGTTTAAATGCCGCTGAGGAGGAGTCCCCCTCCGGCGTTTGCTCCCCGCCTCTGTGGAAAACCACCAGCCCCCCGAAAAGCCCGAACCGGCTTGTGAACAATTACCGGAGTCTTTCGCCGGCTTCTCGGACACAGGCCATTGCCAGAGGACAGAGAGAGCTGATGGAAATGGTGCGCAACATGCCCGAATCGTGTTACGAGCTTTCGCTCAAGGATCTTGTGGAGAGGCCAAGAATGGTGGAGGTTGAGGTGGATGGAGATGATGCGAGCACTGAAGCTTTGGTGAAAAGGGGAGTTGggaaggtgaagaagaagaatgatagGAAGAAGCCAATGGTGGTGAGGAGTGGGAGTTTTGACAGTGGGGGGTTTCTGTTGAAGATGGTGTTTCCAATTTCGTTGGGGTCCAATAAGCAGAATAAGATGGTGATGATCAAtaagaacaagaagaacaaGAGTGATTCTGTGGAGGGAGATAGTACTACTGCAAAGGTTTCTCCCAGGCCTAGTGTGGATAAGGATTGGTGGAAGAAGAGAGTTTCTACTTCAGGAGGATCGGGGAGAAGTGAAAGCGGTGTTTCGAGTATTATTAGTGAAAGCATCAAAAGTAGTAGTGGTAGCAGCACTAGCAGTTGTAGCAGCAGAAGCAGCAGCAG